Sequence from the Sphingobium indicum B90A genome:
CTACTGGCATTTCCTGCTGGCGATCTGGCTGGTTCTCGCCGCTTTGCTGCTGTCGACCTGAGGATTAGCGCCATGGCCCAAGGCATCAGGGATAGGGAAGTCATCGCCCCCACCTTGCGGGAGATCGCGGCCGACTGGTCCGCCGACCAGGAAGTCTTCCGCCAGACCCATTGGGGCAAGGCGATGATGTGGATATTCCTGCTCAGCGACACCTTCATCTTCTCCTGCTTCCTGACCGGCTACATGACCGTGCGCGCCTCCGCCGTGCTGCCCTGGCCCAACACGGCGGAGGTGTTCGCGCTCAGCATCGGCGGGCAGGATATTCCGCTGATCCTGATCGCGATCATGACCTTCGTGCTGATCAGTTCCAGCGGCACCATGGCGATGGCCGTCAATTTCGGATACCGCCGCGACCGGCGGAAGACGGCGGCGCTGATGCTGCTGACCGCGCTGTTCGGGGCGACCTTCGTGTCGATGCAGGCCTTCGAATGGACCAAGCTGATCGAGGAAGGCGTGCGCCCCTGGAGCAACCCGATGGGCGCGCCGCAATTTGGCGCCAGCTTCTTCATGATCACCGGCTTCCACGGGCTGCATGTGACCTGCGGCGTCATCCTGCTGCTGATCATCGCCTATAAGGTCGCGCGCGGCCATTATGACCGCACCGGCGATTACAGCGCGGTCGAGATCGCCGGGCTGTACTGGCATTTCGTCGACCTCGTCTGGGTCTTCATCTTCGCCTTTTTCTATCTCTGGTGACGGGAGGGGGATCATGGAACATCCATCGGCCGCCCATGAGGGGCAGCATCATCCGATCAGCCTCTACCTCAAGGTCTGGGGATACCTCTTCCTGCTGAGCGCCATGTCCTACATGGTCGACTACCTCCATGTGCAGGGCATCGTCCGCTGGACGCTGATCATCCTCTTCATGCTGCTCAAGGCGGGGCTGATCCTGTCGATCTTCATGCATCTGGCCTGGGAACGGCTGTCGCTGATCTACGCGATCCTGGTGCCGCCGCTGGTGCTGCTGGTGCTGGTGCGGATCATGACCATAGAGGCGAACTATGCCTTCTGGACCCGCGCCATCTTCATGGGCGGAGGGGGCTGAGCCATGGGCCGGATGCGCGGATTGGCGGTGGGGCTGTGCGTCGCCGGGGCGGCCGCGACGCTGCTGGGCGCGGGGTGGTTCAGCGACCGGCTCTACACGCGGGAAAGGCCGGGACAGCTTGCCTACAGGATGGACGACATGCCGCCGCGCGTCGACATGGCGGCCATCCAGCGCGATTGGCCCGCCAGCTTCAGCGAACCGGGGGAAGGCAGCCGCGTCATCGCCTATCATCGCGACATGCGGGGCAAGGCGCCGGCGCCCGGGACGGAGGGCGGCGGCGGCGCAGCCGCTCCACCCCCTGACCTCGGCGCCCTGCTCGCCAGTGCGGACGCCGGTGCGGGGAAGCGGAAGGCGCAGCAATGCATGAGCTGCCATGACCTTGGCCAAGGCGGCCCCAACGGGATCGGGCCGAATTTGTGGGGCGTGGTCGGCAGAGCGGTGGCCAGCCATGCGGGCTTCGCTTATTCCCCCGCCATGCGGGCGCAAAAGGGCGATTGGAGCTATGAAAGACTCTTCGCCTTCCTCGCCTCGCCGGGGCGGGACATGCCGGGGACGAAGATGAGCTTCGCCGGACTGCGCAAGCCGGAGGATCGGGCCGCGGTGATCAAATATCTGGCGACCCTGGGGACGGGAGCACCGCCCTTGCCCCAGCCCAAGGCGGTTGCTTCGCGGTAAGGGTCGGGCTTTCCCTCTTCCGACCCGGCGATCAAGGCCCCTATGAAAAGCCCCCCGATCCCGTCAGAAGGACATCCTATGCCAGCAATGTGCGGAGTGTCCCTGCCCCATGACGGATTCGAACCTGCCCTGGTGGCGCGGCGCCGCTATCTACCAGATCTATCCGCGCAGCTTCGCCGACTCCAACGGCGACGGGATAGGCGACCTTCCCGGCATCACCGCGCATCTGCCCTATGTCGCGTCGCTCGGGGTGGACGCGATCTGGCTTTCGCCCTTTTTCAGGAGCCCGATGCGCGACTTCGGCTATGACGTGTCGGATTATTGCGATGTCGACCCGATCTTCGGCACGCTGGCGGATTTCGACGCCCTGGTGGCCAGGGCGCATGAACTCGGCCTGCGCGTCGTCATCGACCAGGTCTGGGCGCACACGTCCGATGAACATGGCTGGTTCGCCGAAAGCCGCTCCAGCCGCGACAATGCCAAGGCGGACTGGTATGTCTGGGCCGACCCCAAGCCGGACGGGTCGCCGCCCAACAACTGGCAGTCGGTTTTCGGCGGCCCGGCCTGGACCTGGGACGCGCGGCGCGGCCAATATTACATGCACCAGTTCCTGCGGGAACAGCCGCAATTGCACCTGCATCATCCGCAGGTGCAGCAAAGCGTGTTCGACATCATACGCTTCTGGCTGGACCGCGGCGTGGACGGCTTCCGCATCGACGCGATCAACCATTCGATGCACGACCCGCTGCTGCGCGACAACCCGCCCGCGCCCGAAGACGGCAAGGTCCGCACCCGCCCCTTCGACTTCCAGATCAGGAAATACAGCCAGAGCCATCCCGACATTCCCCTTTTCCTGGAAAAGGTCCGGCAGGTCTTCGATGAATATGAAGACCGCTTCACCGTGGCCGAAGTCGGCGGCGAAAACAGCGATGTCGAGATGAAGGCCTTTACCCAGGGCCATCGCAGACTGAATACGGCCTATGGCTTCGACTTTCTCTACGCGCCCGAACTGACCGCCGACTTCCTCAGGACCGCGCTCGCCAAATGGCCGGCCCGGACCGATGCGGGCTGGCCAAGCTGGGCGTTCGAAAATCACGATGCGCCCCGCGCCGTGTCGCGCTGGGCCGGGGCGATCGACCCGGACGCCTATTGCCGGATGAAGATGCTGCTGCTGGCCTGCCTGCGCGGCAACATCTTCCTTTATTATGGCGAGGAACTGGGGCTGCCGCAGGTCGACATCGCGTTCGAGGATCTCCAGGATCCAGAAGCCATCGCCAATTGGCCGCTGACCCTGTCCCGCGATGGCGCGCGGACGCCGATGCCCTGGCGGTCGGACGCGCCCTATCTCGGCTTTTCGGAGGTCAAGCCCTGGCTGCCGGTCGGGGAATCGCATCGCGCCCTGGCCGTCGACGTGCAGGAGGCGCGGCCGGATTCGCTGCTGCACTGGACGCGCCGGGTGCTTGCGCTGCGCAACGGATCGCCGGCTCTGCGGGCGGGGGCGATCCAATTCCTGGAGGGGCCGGACGAATTGCTGCTGTTCGAACGGACGCATGGGAATGAGCGGCTGCTCTGCGCCTTCAATCTCGGCAACCGGGCGGCCGCGTGGACATCGCAGGAAAAATGGCGGCCGCTGCTGACGACCGGGGGCGTCGAGAAGCTGATGTTCCCGCCCGCCTCCGGCATGGTCGCGCGGATCGCCGATCCACCCGGATGATGCGCATCGACGATGAAGGCGACGGAACGGATGCGATCAGCACAGGCAGTCTATGCTGCCTTCCTCTTCCTCGAAACTCGCGACATTCTGGACTTTCTGATATTGCCCGATGATCCTTCTGCATTCTTCCCGCGATTTGAAGAATTCCGGATCGTCGGCGATATGACTTCCACCCCTTACTGGTTCCTCCACCATTAACCATGGTTTGAAGGAAGGCGCTGTTGCACTGTCAGATGTCTGTCTGAGATCGGTCCATTTTCTCCTGACAATGCCGTGCCCGAATAACGGGCGGCGAACATCCCATGTCATCATTGCCAATCCATTGACTGAAGCAGATGGAAAAACCGGGCACCTGTACGATTACGATAATCCTGCATCCGGCAGAAACCGGATGATCTCCGAAAATTTCCTGACGCCAAACTTCTTCATGATGCTGGCGCGATGCATCTCCACCGTCCTGACGCTGATCCGCAGCTCATCGGCCACATCCCGGTTGCTGCCGCTGGCGCTGAGCGCCCGCACGACATCCAGCTCCCTCTTGGTGAGGCTGCCGAAATAGGCCGCTGCGGTTTCCCGGCGCCGCTGGATCTCGATGTTCCGCTCCAGCATGGGCCAGGCGTTGGCGAGCACCTTGAGCAGCAGGCCGTCGGCAAAGGGCTTTTCCAGGCAGTCGACCGCGCCGCGCTTGATGACGTCGACGGCCGTGGGAATGTGGCGGGACGCGGTCATGACGACCAGGGGAATGTCCACCCGCCGCGAGGAAAGTTCCTGCTGAAGCGCCGCCCCGGCCATGTCGGCCAGATGCAGTTCCATCAACGCGATGCCGGGAGCCAGGAAATCCAGCGCCTCGATGAAATCCGCACCGCAGGAAAAGGGGACGGGCGCGAATCCCTCGCGACGCAGGATGCGCACCAGATCCTGGCGCATCCGGCTGTCGTGGTCCACGATATAGACTGGGCATCCTGGGTTCATAGCCATTCGCCTAAACCACCTATTCCGCGCAAACGCGCGAAACCGCCGATGGTTTCGCCTCCGATCCTTTTTTTTCGCGTCAGTTCGTCGTCGCCCGGCGGGTTTCGAAGAAGACCCCAATCATTCCGCCGCTCGACCATTGCACCCGCCCCATTCGTATATCCAGACCACGGGTTTTCACAAGCAGGCGCGTGCCTTCGCTTAGCCCGCCCACCTCGATCATCATTCCCTCTGCGGAAAGATTGCGGATCGTCCCGATCAGCACGGGCGTCGATGTCACCAGGGTGGCGGAGAAATTGACCGCCAGACGCAGGCTGCGCGGCTGATATCGGTTGGGCGCGGCGTTCGGGTCGGGTTCCTCGCCCGGAATCCAGGGCAACGTCTCCTCCAGCAGGAGACCGCATTGGGAACCGTTGATCCAGCGCACCTCCGCCGTGCGGAAGCTGGCGTCGTCGAAACTCACATGAACCTGCTGATGCAGGCCCAGCGACAGGGCGCATCGCCCGCTCAGCCCCGCATGCGACACATTCTCGACCGACAGGTTCGCTTCCTCGACGACCGGATAGAGCAGCGCCGTCTTGAAGACGGTCTGCCGCGGATGCCGGCGTTTCTCCATCATCGCGCCCTTGTCGTCGGACGCCTTTTCCAGCGGCTCGGTCATACAGGTTCCCCCAGATTCGTGGAATCCCTTAAACGGTTGAACTTGTAGGCCGATTATCGCGGCAATAAGTATTTTTACGGTGTCGGCCGGAACAGTTCCATTAACCGTGCATGTCTATATTTGCCGGGCCATTTTTACCCGACTTTTCCACGCCACCGCAAGCCCCGCCTTTACTTTCCTCAGACAAATGGCATCATTGCGGCATGTTCACTCGATGGTCCTATATTAGCACCAGCCAGTTCGATGCAACCCACGTTGAAAAACACATACAAGAAATCGTCGATATCTCCATCCCACGCAATCGTTCGCTGGACGTGACCGGCGCGCTCCTGTTCACGGGCAACCGCTTCGCCCAATATCTGGAGGGCGCGCCGTCTGCCATCGAAGAACTGAAGGCAAGCATATTGCGCGATCCGCGACATGGCGAAATTCGCACGATCGCATCGGGCGAAACCCCGCATCGTTATTTCCTCACCTGGTCCCTCGCCTATGCCGGCCCATCCCAATTCGTTTCGGACATCATCGAACGCGCCCTGAACGACGCGTTGGAAAAGGGGGACGAGGGGCTGGAGGCGCTCATCCAGATGATGTCGGAATTTTCGATTCGCGGCCGGGGTTGAGGCCCGTCCCGATCAGTGACGCGCCCGATGCCCGTCAACCTGGAAAGCAGGCGGCGATTAACCCAGATCAGCATTGCTGGGGAACGGCTCGTCCTGCCGCTGGTTGCCCTGCCATGCCGCCCACCCTATCCCTCGACCGTCCGGGCGCCCGCCGATCCGCCGCCATCGTCTCGCAGGCGGGGCTTTGGAACGACCGGGCACATGATCGGTTCGCAAGGAATGGGAGAGTCCCGATGTCAGAGCCGATGGCCGGTCCCGGCCAGAACCGCATCGATCGCCTTCAATATGTCGGCGGGGGAATAGGGCTTGGCGACCCGCCTGCATCCCCGGCAGTTCGTCGGCAGGCTCTGCTCGTCACAGCCGGTCACGATGATCACCGGCACGGACCGCGCGGTCAGTTCGTCGATCAGGGGATAGCTCATCTCCCCCCGCAGATTGACGTCGAACAGGGCGATGTCGGGCAGTTGCGCCGCAATCGCCTTGAGCGCGCCGAACAGGCTGCCATGCGGCCCCATCACCGAAAACCCCTCCTCGACCAGCAAGACGCCAAGATCGCTCGAGAGAAAATAATCCTCCTCCACCACCAGCACGCGAACCGTGCCGGGGGCCGCCCCTTTCGTCATTCATCTCTCCTCTCCCGCAAGCCGTCGCACGGGAATGAGCGACGAAAAACAACATAGGTGAAAACGCGCCATGTCATCGCTCGATATCCCGCATGCCGCGATGAAGGATAGCATCACTACCCTCAACCTGGCGGCGCACTGGCCACTTGGCCGGCGCGACCGGGACATGATCAACGCGCTGGCATGCCGCACGCTCCCGCCGCTGCGCACCGGCACGGACCTGTTCGCCCAGGGTGACCGGCTGACCTCCATCTTCCTCCTGCTGGAGGGATGGGCCGCCCGGTACAAGATGCTGGAGGACGGCCGCCGCCAGATCGTCAGCCTGCTGCTGCCCGGCGACCTGTGCGATCCCTTCTGTTTCCTGCTGCATCGCGCCGACCATGGCGTCACCGCGCTCACGCCGATCAAGGTGGCGGAAGTCGGTCGCAACCAGTTCGAGGAGATCGCGCTCAGCCATCCCGAAGTCACGAGGGCGATGTGGATCAACGCCCTGATCACCGCCTCCATCCAACGCGAATGGTGCGTCAATCTGGGCCGCCGCACCGCGCTGGAGCGGTTCAGCCACCTCTTCTGCGAACTCTATCACCGGCTGCTGACGGTAGGCCTCGTCAGCGGCGGCGGCTTCCACTTTCCCGTCACGCAGCTTGAACTGGCGGACGCAACGGGATTGACGATGGTGCACACCAACAGGATATTGCAGGAAATGCGTCGTCAACGGCTGATAGAATTGCACCGGCGCCATCTCGTCGTGCCGGACCTGGCAGCGCTGGAGCGCGTCTGCGCCTTCGACCCGTACTATCTGCATCCGGCGGCGCAAGAGACATCGTGACGACACCATCCCCGACCGACGGCTGGAGCGACTTTCTCGCCCTCTTCGATGCATGCCCCCTGCCCCAGGTCCAGGTCGGGCCGGACGACGCCATATTGCGCGCCAATGCGGCGTTGACGGAACTGCTGGGCATCCGGCCGGAGCGGCTGATCGGCGGGCGGCTGGTCGTCCCGGCATCGGGCGAGTCCGCGGCGCGGCTGAGCTGGGACGACGGAAAATGCGAGGCGCGGCTGTTCGCCGCCGTGCTGGTGGCGACGCCCGACTATCGCATCTGCGTCGTCCAGTTCAGTAATGTCGACGCCATGGAAGCAGCGGCGCGGCAATATCTGCTACGCAACGTGCAGCATCGGCTGCGCAACCTGATCGCTTCCGTCCGCTCCATCTTTCGGCGGACGGCCGCCACCAGCGATTCCATCGACCATCTCACCAGCCATTTCCTGGGACGGCTGGACGCCATCGCCCGGATCGAATCCAATCTGGCCCTGGCGGAACGGCACGGCCTTGAACTGCACGACCTGGTCATGGACGAATTGGCGGCGTTCGCCGTCAGGGCCGGGGAACAGGCTTTTCTGGAGGGGCCGGACATCCGGCTGCGCACCTCGGCCGCGACGACATTGGCTCTCGCCTTTCACGAATTGGGCAATAATTCCATCAAATATGGCGCGCTGGGGTCGGATGGGGGCCAGGTCTGGCTCCGCTGGTGGAGCGATCGCGAACAGGCCGTGCCGATGCTGCGCATCCTGTGGGAGGAAAAGAGCAGTGATGCCCCCCCGGCGGTCCGCCGTTCCGGCTTCGGCACGGAGCTGCTGACGAAGACGATCCCGTTCGAACTGGATGGTTCGGGCACCATCGACTGGACGCCCGACGCGTTCAAGGTGCACATCAGCCTGCCCATGACCAAGAGGCTGCTCCACCCCAGCGACTAGGGCGTGTGGGGATTCAGTCCATGGCGGGCTGCAAATAGCGGCTTTCTGCGCTTCCGGTGCTCACGTACTGAAGTACGCTGCGCGCCAGTTCTCGAAATCCACTATTTTCGCCGCGCCCTGAACTGAATCCCCACACACCCTAGGCTATATGGCCGGTTTCACCGCTTTTCGTTCGGCGTCAGGCCCTCATGGTCGTCGGCGCGGTTCTCGCCCGTCTGCTGGTCTTCCTTCAGCACGTCATGGTGCCAGAAATTGCGCCCGATGAAGACGACGGCGATCACCAGCAGGACAATCCCCACCACCCAGATCGCCGCCCACCCGAGACGCCGGTCGCTGGGCCGTTCCGGTTCATGCATACGGCGGTCCTTCCCGTTTCGCGGCATCGAAGGCCAGGCATGACGATTATGCCTCATCCTCCACAGCATGGCGGCGGGCGATCCCTTCCTGCCCCGATGCCGTCCCTGTTCTTCGGCACCCGCCTCTGCCGGCGCTTCCCATCATCCCGCCATGTCGTGACCCGTCAGGGCGGCGACTTCGCGCAGGGCCGGAAGCTCCGGTATCCGCAGCCATTTGGATTGCAGTTCCACCAGACCTCGCGCGCGCATGGATTGCAGCGTCCTGTTCACATGAACCGGGGTCAGCCCGGTCATGTCGGCGATTTCCATCTGCGTCAGCGGCATGGCGCATTGCTGGCCATAGGCAAGGCCCGCCTGCCGCATGCGTTCGAACAGTTCCAGCAGCAGGTGCGCCACCCGTTCCAGCGCCGTCTTGCGCCCCAGGGTGACGAGCCAGTTGGCCTGCCGCTCGATCGTGCCGGACAGCGCTTGCCAGAAGCCGTGCCGCCCATCGAAACCGGCGTGCGACGGTATGCGGCAGGGCAACCGCAGCGCCCTCACATTGGTGATCGCCACCACCGGCTGGGACGACACGCCGCCCAGCGCCCATTGCGGGTCGCAATAATCCCCCGGCAGGTACAGCGCGGTGATCTGGCGGCGGCCGTCCGACAACAGCCGGTAACGGCACGCCCACCCTTCCTGAACATACAGCATGGCATCGGGCTTCTCATTCTCCCGCGCCAGAAACTGATGCATTCGGAAATGAACCTGGTTTTCGCTTTCGGCAACCTGGCTTAACATGGACTACTCCCTGTTAAGCCCCCCTGGATCAATGTCGATTGAACCTGACCCCACCATAGCGGTTCTGGTTCATGCCGGATTCACTTATGTTTGCATGATGGAAATAATTTGGATGGAACGAGGAAAAGAGCCGATGAACGTGGCGCATCCCCCCGGCGCTCCTCTGGAAATTGCCGTCCGCCTAATCCAGGTTATCGTGCCGGCGTCAGGTCGCGGAACCGCAAAGCCGGCGAAATCGCTGGATCGGCAGGAGGAACGATCCATGTCCAGAATGCTCTTTCTGATGCCGCTGATGGCGCTCGCCACGCCTGCCGCCGCTGCGGAATCGCCCGCCGCCTATCTGGGCAAGGCAGGCGCGGGCGACCTGTTCGAGCAGACGTCCAGCAAGATCGTGCTGGAAACGACCAGCGACGCCAGGGTCAAGAGCTTCGCCACCATGATGATCGGGGATCACGGGAAGAGCACCGCCATGCTTAAGAGCGCGGCGGCGGCCTCCGACGTCAAGGCGCCGCCGCCCGGCCTGACGCCCGACCAGCAGGCGAAGGTCGCGGCGCTGAAGCAGGCAAGGGGCGTTGCCCGCGACACCCTCTACTGGCAGCAGCAGAAGGCGGCCCACGCCCAGGCGCTGCAACTGCACCAGGATTATGCCGCCAATGGCTCCAATCGTTCGCTCAAGGATGCGGCGGCGAAGATCGTGCCCGTGGTGAAACATCATATCGATCTCTTGAACGCGGGCCGATGACCGACGTCCGCACCCTCTCCGCCCCCGCCGCTCCAGCGGACCTCAAGCATGTCTCGCTGGATCGGGAGGGGGATGCGCGCTACTGGCAGCAGCGTTTCGGCACGTCGCGGGCCCGGCTGGAGCAAGCGGTCGAGCGGGTCGGCCATCATGTCAATGCCATAGCGGAGTTCCTTCACCGCAGGCGCTGAGCGACAAAAGATCGGCACGAACCGCGCCTTGCCGGGAACCAGCCTGTCCGCGTGCCTGTTCTCTCCCCAAGGAAAGGAGAGATTGCGATGCACAAGGAAGAGGAAGACGGCCGCGTCGTCACCCATGTCTCGCGGCAGGAGGCGCGGAGCGGGGCTTCCACCCATGTCACCCGCTATGTCCTGGGCATCAGCCTGGCGTTGGTCGTGATCGCCTTCGCCATCCTGCTGGCGGGCGGTTTCTTCAACACCGCCGGGACGGGCGCCGACGGATCGCATCAGGCCAGCCCCGCCGAAGCGGGCGGCAACTGAGGACGGACGGATGGACGATACCGCTCTCGCGGCCCAGACGGTGCTGATCGTCGAGGACGACTATTATCTTGCCTTCGACACTGCGGACGCGCTGCGCGACGCGGGAGCCGGAATATTGGGCCCTTTCCCGACCGAGGAGAAGGCCATGGACGCGATCCGGCTGGGAGGCCCTCCGCCGCCGTGCTGGACATCAATCTGGGGAACGGCCCCTCCTTTCGCCTCGCCCGGCTGCTGAAGGAACGGGGCGTGCCGTTCCTCTTCCTGACCGGCTATGACGAGGAAGTCATACCGTCCGATCTCAACGACGTCCTGCGGCTGCAAAAGCCCATCGCCCCCAGGGAAATCGTCGCCTCGCTCGCCTGGCGCCGCCAGGGCAGCGCCTGACGCCCGGCTTCATTCCGCCGCGATGCCCGCCCCTTCGACGAAGGACGCGCATGCGAATCCCGGCGCGCGGTCATAAAGTTCCTTCTCAAAAAAGGCGCAGGTGATCGCCAGCCCCTCGCTCAGGGGAACGCGGGGTTCCCAACCAAGCAACTGGCTCGCCCGGCGGATGTCCGGCCTGCGCCGGCGCGGATCGTCCACCGGCAGCGGCTGGAAGACGACCTGCGACCGCGTGCCGGTGGCCGCCACCACCTGGTCCAGCAGTTGCAGGATGCTGTATTCCTCCGGATTGCCCAGATTGACGGGCGCCATGTCGGACAAGGGCGCCTCCATCAATCGGATCAGCCCGTCGACCATGTCCGACACGAAGCAGAAGCTGCGCGTCTGCGATCCGTCGCCATAGATGGTGATGG
This genomic interval carries:
- a CDS encoding heme-copper oxidase subunit III family protein, with protein sequence MAQGIRDREVIAPTLREIAADWSADQEVFRQTHWGKAMMWIFLLSDTFIFSCFLTGYMTVRASAVLPWPNTAEVFALSIGGQDIPLILIAIMTFVLISSSGTMAMAVNFGYRRDRRKTAALMLLTALFGATFVSMQAFEWTKLIEEGVRPWSNPMGAPQFGASFFMITGFHGLHVTCGVILLLIIAYKVARGHYDRTGDYSAVEIAGLYWHFVDLVWVFIFAFFYLW
- a CDS encoding cytochrome C oxidase subunit IV family protein codes for the protein MEHPSAAHEGQHHPISLYLKVWGYLFLLSAMSYMVDYLHVQGIVRWTLIILFMLLKAGLILSIFMHLAWERLSLIYAILVPPLVLLVLVRIMTIEANYAFWTRAIFMGGGG
- a CDS encoding c-type cytochrome, which codes for MGRMRGLAVGLCVAGAAATLLGAGWFSDRLYTRERPGQLAYRMDDMPPRVDMAAIQRDWPASFSEPGEGSRVIAYHRDMRGKAPAPGTEGGGGAAAPPPDLGALLASADAGAGKRKAQQCMSCHDLGQGGPNGIGPNLWGVVGRAVASHAGFAYSPAMRAQKGDWSYERLFAFLASPGRDMPGTKMSFAGLRKPEDRAAVIKYLATLGTGAPPLPQPKAVASR
- a CDS encoding alpha-amylase family glycosyl hydrolase, whose product is MTDSNLPWWRGAAIYQIYPRSFADSNGDGIGDLPGITAHLPYVASLGVDAIWLSPFFRSPMRDFGYDVSDYCDVDPIFGTLADFDALVARAHELGLRVVIDQVWAHTSDEHGWFAESRSSRDNAKADWYVWADPKPDGSPPNNWQSVFGGPAWTWDARRGQYYMHQFLREQPQLHLHHPQVQQSVFDIIRFWLDRGVDGFRIDAINHSMHDPLLRDNPPAPEDGKVRTRPFDFQIRKYSQSHPDIPLFLEKVRQVFDEYEDRFTVAEVGGENSDVEMKAFTQGHRRLNTAYGFDFLYAPELTADFLRTALAKWPARTDAGWPSWAFENHDAPRAVSRWAGAIDPDAYCRMKMLLLACLRGNIFLYYGEELGLPQVDIAFEDLQDPEAIANWPLTLSRDGARTPMPWRSDAPYLGFSEVKPWLPVGESHRALAVDVQEARPDSLLHWTRRVLALRNGSPALRAGAIQFLEGPDELLLFERTHGNERLLCAFNLGNRAAAWTSQEKWRPLLTTGGVEKLMFPPASGMVARIADPPG
- a CDS encoding response regulator transcription factor, whose protein sequence is MDHDSRMRQDLVRILRREGFAPVPFSCGADFIEALDFLAPGIALMELHLADMAGAALQQELSSRRVDIPLVVMTASRHIPTAVDVIKRGAVDCLEKPFADGLLLKVLANAWPMLERNIEIQRRRETAAAYFGSLTKRELDVVRALSASGSNRDVADELRISVRTVEMHRASIMKKFGVRKFSEIIRFLPDAGLS
- a CDS encoding PilZ domain-containing protein, coding for MTEPLEKASDDKGAMMEKRRHPRQTVFKTALLYPVVEEANLSVENVSHAGLSGRCALSLGLHQQVHVSFDDASFRTAEVRWINGSQCGLLLEETLPWIPGEEPDPNAAPNRYQPRSLRLAVNFSATLVTSTPVLIGTIRNLSAEGMMIEVGGLSEGTRLLVKTRGLDIRMGRVQWSSGGMIGVFFETRRATTN
- a CDS encoding BLUF domain-containing protein — its product is MSIFAGPFLPDFSTPPQAPPLLSSDKWHHCGMFTRWSYISTSQFDATHVEKHIQEIVDISIPRNRSLDVTGALLFTGNRFAQYLEGAPSAIEELKASILRDPRHGEIRTIASGETPHRYFLTWSLAYAGPSQFVSDIIERALNDALEKGDEGLEALIQMMSEFSIRGRG
- a CDS encoding response regulator yields the protein MTKGAAPGTVRVLVVEEDYFLSSDLGVLLVEEGFSVMGPHGSLFGALKAIAAQLPDIALFDVNLRGEMSYPLIDELTARSVPVIIVTGCDEQSLPTNCRGCRRVAKPYSPADILKAIDAVLAGTGHRL
- a CDS encoding Crp/Fnr family transcriptional regulator, with amino-acid sequence MSSLDIPHAAMKDSITTLNLAAHWPLGRRDRDMINALACRTLPPLRTGTDLFAQGDRLTSIFLLLEGWAARYKMLEDGRRQIVSLLLPGDLCDPFCFLLHRADHGVTALTPIKVAEVGRNQFEEIALSHPEVTRAMWINALITASIQREWCVNLGRRTALERFSHLFCELYHRLLTVGLVSGGGFHFPVTQLELADATGLTMVHTNRILQEMRRQRLIELHRRHLVVPDLAALERVCAFDPYYLHPAAQETS
- a CDS encoding HWE histidine kinase domain-containing protein, translating into MTTPSPTDGWSDFLALFDACPLPQVQVGPDDAILRANAALTELLGIRPERLIGGRLVVPASGESAARLSWDDGKCEARLFAAVLVATPDYRICVVQFSNVDAMEAAARQYLLRNVQHRLRNLIASVRSIFRRTAATSDSIDHLTSHFLGRLDAIARIESNLALAERHGLELHDLVMDELAAFAVRAGEQAFLEGPDIRLRTSAATTLALAFHELGNNSIKYGALGSDGGQVWLRWWSDREQAVPMLRILWEEKSSDAPPAVRRSGFGTELLTKTIPFELDGSGTIDWTPDAFKVHISLPMTKRLLHPSD
- a CDS encoding Crp/Fnr family transcriptional regulator, whose protein sequence is MHQFLARENEKPDAMLYVQEGWACRYRLLSDGRRQITALYLPGDYCDPQWALGGVSSQPVVAITNVRALRLPCRIPSHAGFDGRHGFWQALSGTIERQANWLVTLGRKTALERVAHLLLELFERMRQAGLAYGQQCAMPLTQMEIADMTGLTPVHVNRTLQSMRARGLVELQSKWLRIPELPALREVAALTGHDMAG
- a CDS encoding DUF4142 domain-containing protein, with translation MSRMLFLMPLMALATPAAAAESPAAYLGKAGAGDLFEQTSSKIVLETTSDARVKSFATMMIGDHGKSTAMLKSAAAASDVKAPPPGLTPDQQAKVAALKQARGVARDTLYWQQQKAAHAQALQLHQDYAANGSNRSLKDAAAKIVPVVKHHIDLLNAGR
- a CDS encoding DUF3606 domain-containing protein codes for the protein MTDVRTLSAPAAPADLKHVSLDREGDARYWQQRFGTSRARLEQAVERVGHHVNAIAEFLHRRR
- a CDS encoding response regulator yields the protein MDDTALAAQTVLIVEDDYYLAFDTADALRDAGAGILGPFPTEEKAMDAIRLGGPPPPCWTSIWGTAPPFASPGC
- a CDS encoding response regulator, whose amino-acid sequence is MPFLFLTGYDEEVIPSDLNDVLRLQKPIAPREIVASLAWRRQGSA